In the genome of Lysobacter sp. BMK333-48F3, the window CGAACGGAGTCAGCACCGGGGCCAGCACCCACAGCAACCAGCAGGCGCCCACGCCGAGCGCCGCCCATTGCAGGCGGCGCAGGAACAGGGCGATGTCGTCGACAGGCGCGCGCTGCATCGGTCAGCGCAGCCGGTAGACGGTCGGCTGGCCTTCGAGGCCTTCCAGGGCCTCGATCGTGCCGCCGGTATCGGCCATGCGCTTCAGGCCGGGCAGGCCGGACAGCAGCTCGAGATCGAACTCGACGCTGTCGGGCGTGGCCCGCACCGGGGTCATCTTGCGCACCACCGGCAGGCCCTGCAGATAGCCGGACAGGCGGATATAGCCTTCGGCGCTGTGCACGCCGCTGAACACCACCCGGTAGGTGCCCGGCGGGCCGGCCACGCTGCGCTTGGCGTAGCGCTTCATCAGCGCGTCGGCCGCGCCGTCGGCGCCGCCGGCCATGACCCGGCGCGCATCGGCGTCGGTGGTCGACCAGCTGTTGAGGGTCTTGCCGCCGTCGACGAACACCCAGTCGCCCTTCCAGCCGCCGGTCTTGACCCGGTAGACCTTGCCGATCAGCTGCATCGGCGGGCTGTAGCGGGCCGAGGCGCGGGCCACGGCGGCGCTGTCGCCGCGCCAGATCGCGCCGACGGTGGCCTGTTCGGCGGCGCTGCCGCTGGGCAGGCCGAGGCGGTAGCCGCGGTCGACCGCGCGGTTCAGCGCCGAACGCGCGGCGTTGGCCTGCGCCAGGCCGACCAGGCGCGGGCCGCTGCCGTCGTCGATCGCCATCCACAGCACCGGCTTGGGCCGCGGCTGCGGCCAGACCGGCAGGCCCAGGGTCGAGGCCAGGGCTTCGACCTTGGCCTGATCGAAATTCACCACCAGGGTGGTCTGGAAAGTCGGCGCGCCGGTGACCGCGGAAACGCCTTCGTCCTGGCGGTAGTCGTAGCCGGTGACGTAGTCCTTGGCCCGGCGCAGTTCCTGGCCGACGCCGGGGCGGCCGGCCGCGCCGCGGTCGCCGGACATCTTGCCCAGCACCTGGGCCAGGGCCCGCGCCATCGCGCCGTTGCGCTCGGCTTCGCCCTGGCCGTTGACCTGGACCTCGGCCGAGAACGCGCCTTCGGCCTGGGCGCGATCGCCCTCGACCCGCTGCGCGCCGGCGGCGAAGCTCGCCAGCAGCAGCGCTGCGATCGTCCAACCCCGGATTGCCTTACCCATCGACCAGCCCATCGCTGTCCCTATCTGTCTGTGGAGCGGGCTTCCCGCCCGCGTTGCGAGCCGCCGGCCCGGCCCGAAGACCGCTCGCCGGAACCGGTCCGGACGACGGCGCTCAAGGTTCGAAATGGTGCCGCAGGCGGGGCGGGGAGTCCATTGCGGGGC includes:
- a CDS encoding DUF2066 domain-containing protein codes for the protein MGKAIRGWTIAALLLASFAAGAQRVEGDRAQAEGAFSAEVQVNGQGEAERNGAMARALAQVLGKMSGDRGAAGRPGVGQELRRAKDYVTGYDYRQDEGVSAVTGAPTFQTTLVVNFDQAKVEALASTLGLPVWPQPRPKPVLWMAIDDGSGPRLVGLAQANAARSALNRAVDRGYRLGLPSGSAAEQATVGAIWRGDSAAVARASARYSPPMQLIGKVYRVKTGGWKGDWVFVDGGKTLNSWSTTDADARRVMAGGADGAADALMKRYAKRSVAGPPGTYRVVFSGVHSAEGYIRLSGYLQGLPVVRKMTPVRATPDSVEFDLELLSGLPGLKRMADTGGTIEALEGLEGQPTVYRLR